In Nitrospirota bacterium, the DNA window GGCCATCATGAGCTTATATGGGTTCTACCCCATTTCCACGGACGGTTGAGTTAAGAGTTGCTCCCCCTGTTGCTGTTGATCGAGTCTCCGCCGCTGCCGGGGATTGTGCCAGCGCTCGATGTAATCAAAGATATCCGCTCTCGCCTCGGCTCTCGTTT includes these proteins:
- a CDS encoding IS3 family transposase; this translates as TRAEARADIFDYIERWHNPRQRRRLDQQQQGEQLLTQPSVEMG